One window of the Amycolatopsis mediterranei genome contains the following:
- a CDS encoding FAD-dependent oxidoreductase gives MTIAIVGAGMGGLALARVLHVQGVEAVVYERDASREARRQGGMLDIHSGQRALREAGLLDRFLAIARREGQDMRLLEPDGTLLLEENTPDDAPMARPEIDRTDLRNLLLDSLPEGTVRWGHAFDHAEEGVLYFADGTSARYDLLVGADGANSRVRPLLTDARPEHLGQNAVELAIPDIDRTHPDLAAMVGRGNYWVFGDGKSLAAQRNGDGCVRIGISFYNTGEDWFATSGIPFDNPPAARARLIELLDGWDPRITALIAASDDTLVPRSLATLPVGLTWPSSPTTTLIGDAAHLMPPVGEGANMALLDGALLGLALVAHPDDFGTAVAEYEKEMFERTEARARMSADMQQLLMSPDASRRLLEFFQPS, from the coding sequence ATGACCATCGCCATCGTGGGAGCCGGGATGGGCGGCCTGGCGCTCGCCCGGGTCCTGCACGTCCAGGGCGTCGAGGCCGTGGTGTACGAACGCGACGCCTCGCGGGAGGCCCGCCGCCAGGGCGGCATGCTCGACATCCATTCCGGGCAGCGGGCGCTGCGCGAGGCCGGGCTGCTCGACCGCTTCCTGGCGATCGCGCGCCGGGAGGGGCAGGACATGCGTCTCCTGGAGCCGGACGGCACTCTGCTGCTCGAGGAAAACACGCCGGACGACGCCCCGATGGCGCGTCCCGAGATCGACCGCACCGACCTGCGCAACCTGCTGCTCGACTCACTCCCCGAGGGAACGGTCCGCTGGGGTCACGCGTTCGACCACGCCGAAGAGGGCGTCCTGTATTTCGCCGACGGCACCAGTGCGCGCTACGACCTGCTGGTCGGAGCCGACGGCGCGAACTCCCGGGTCCGGCCCCTGCTCACCGACGCCCGCCCGGAGCACCTCGGCCAGAACGCGGTCGAGCTCGCGATCCCCGACATCGACCGCACCCACCCCGACCTGGCGGCCATGGTCGGCCGCGGCAACTACTGGGTGTTCGGCGACGGCAAGTCCCTGGCCGCCCAGCGCAACGGCGACGGCTGCGTCCGCATCGGCATCAGCTTCTACAACACGGGCGAAGACTGGTTCGCCACGAGCGGCATCCCGTTCGACAACCCGCCCGCGGCCCGCGCACGCCTGATCGAGCTCCTGGACGGCTGGGACCCCCGGATCACGGCCCTGATCGCAGCGTCCGACGACACGCTCGTGCCCCGATCACTCGCCACACTCCCGGTCGGCCTGACCTGGCCCTCATCGCCGACAACCACCCTGATCGGCGACGCGGCCCACCTGATGCCCCCGGTGGGGGAGGGAGCGAACATGGCCCTCCTGGACGGCGCCCTCCTCGGCCTGGCATTGGTGGCGCACCCGGACGACTTCGGCACAGCGGTGGCGGAGTACGAGAAGGAGATGTTCGAGCGAACGGAAGCGAGGGCCCGCATGTCGGCGGACATGCAGCAGCTGCTGATGTCCCCGGACGCGAGCCGCCGGTTGCTCGAGTTCTTCCAGCCGAGTTGA
- the miaB gene encoding tRNA (N6-isopentenyl adenosine(37)-C2)-methylthiotransferase MiaB has translation MTENQAPRAYQIRTFGCQMNVHDSERLAGQLEDAGYVPATAGAKPDLIVFNTCAVRENADNKLYGTLGHLRPDKVANPDLQIAVGGCLAQKDRGEIVKRAPWVDVVFGTHNIGALPTLLERARHNAEAEVEILESLETFPSTLPARRESSYASWVSVSVGCNNTCTFCIVPALRGKERDRRPGEILAEVEALVAEGVLEVTLLGQNVNSYGVEFGDRLAFGKLLRACGTVDGLERVRFTSPHPAAFTSDVIDAMAATPNVCHQLHMPLQSGSDRVLREMKRSYRSARFLNILDEVRAAMPDAAITTDIIVGFPGETEEDFQATLDVVAQARFSSAFTFQYSKRPGTPAATMDGQLPKEVVQERYERLVELQNAISWEENKKIVGRRVELLVAAGEGRKDAETHRMSGRARDGRLVHFTPAGAHVDRAVRPGDVVETVVTYGAPHHLVADGDLLSHRRTRAGDNAEAGLRPKTSGVTLGLPGFGAPAAQPEPVSGCAL, from the coding sequence ATGACCGAGAACCAGGCACCCAGGGCGTACCAGATCCGCACCTTCGGCTGCCAGATGAACGTGCACGACTCCGAGCGGCTCGCCGGGCAGCTCGAGGACGCCGGCTACGTTCCGGCCACCGCCGGGGCCAAGCCCGACCTCATCGTGTTCAACACCTGCGCCGTCCGGGAGAACGCGGACAACAAGCTGTACGGCACCCTCGGGCACCTGCGCCCCGACAAGGTCGCGAACCCCGACCTGCAGATCGCCGTCGGCGGGTGTCTCGCGCAGAAGGACCGCGGGGAGATCGTCAAGCGGGCGCCGTGGGTCGACGTCGTGTTCGGCACCCACAACATCGGGGCGCTGCCCACGCTGCTCGAGCGCGCCCGGCACAACGCCGAGGCCGAGGTCGAGATCCTCGAATCGCTCGAGACCTTCCCCTCGACGCTGCCCGCGCGCCGCGAGTCGTCCTACGCGAGCTGGGTGTCCGTTTCGGTCGGCTGCAACAACACCTGCACCTTCTGCATCGTGCCCGCCCTGCGCGGCAAGGAACGCGACCGGCGGCCCGGCGAAATCCTCGCCGAGGTCGAAGCGCTGGTCGCCGAGGGCGTGCTCGAGGTCACCCTGCTCGGCCAGAACGTCAACTCCTACGGCGTCGAATTCGGCGACCGGCTGGCGTTCGGCAAGCTGCTGCGCGCGTGCGGCACCGTCGACGGCCTCGAGCGCGTCCGGTTCACCTCGCCGCACCCCGCCGCCTTCACCTCCGACGTCATCGACGCCATGGCCGCGACGCCGAACGTCTGCCACCAGCTGCACATGCCGCTGCAGTCCGGGTCCGACCGGGTGCTGCGCGAAATGAAGCGGTCCTACCGCTCGGCGCGCTTCCTGAACATCCTCGACGAGGTCCGCGCGGCCATGCCGGACGCGGCGATCACCACCGACATCATCGTCGGCTTCCCGGGCGAGACCGAGGAGGACTTCCAGGCGACCCTGGACGTCGTCGCCCAGGCCCGCTTCTCCAGCGCGTTCACCTTCCAGTACTCGAAGCGCCCGGGCACGCCGGCCGCGACGATGGACGGCCAGCTGCCCAAGGAGGTCGTGCAGGAGCGCTACGAGCGCCTGGTCGAGCTGCAGAACGCGATTTCCTGGGAAGAGAACAAGAAGATCGTCGGCCGTCGCGTCGAGCTGCTCGTCGCCGCGGGCGAGGGCCGCAAGGACGCCGAGACGCATCGGATGAGCGGCCGCGCCCGCGACGGGCGCCTGGTGCACTTCACGCCGGCCGGCGCCCACGTCGACCGCGCGGTCCGCCCCGGCGACGTCGTCGAGACGGTCGTCACCTACGGCGCACCGCACCACCTGGTGGCCGACGGCGACCTGCTGTCCCACCGGCGGACGCGCGCCGGCGACAACGCGGAGGCCGGGCTCCGGCCGAAGACGAGCGGCGTCACGCTGGGCCTGCCGGGCTTCGGTGCCCCGGCCGCCCAGCCCGAACCGGTGAGTGGGTGTGCGCTGTGA
- a CDS encoding membrane protein: MTESRGNGELAELAAEIDEAGKRASRTVELGRRGFTIAVFAFVLLICLILPWVGDHAGWQVLAGEGGGIPQLFAATSTGVGILASALALVTRRWWLAWVCAAGGWFASVDGLLAIWSQQSSHASGAAGGGPGFGMVIAWIAMICLAVQWMRTAFSRS; this comes from the coding sequence GTGACCGAGTCGCGTGGCAACGGCGAGCTGGCCGAGCTGGCGGCCGAGATCGACGAAGCGGGCAAGCGCGCGTCCCGCACGGTGGAGCTGGGCCGCCGCGGGTTCACCATCGCGGTGTTCGCGTTCGTGCTGCTGATCTGCCTGATTCTTCCGTGGGTGGGCGACCACGCGGGCTGGCAGGTCCTGGCCGGCGAGGGCGGCGGCATCCCCCAGCTGTTCGCGGCGACGTCGACCGGTGTCGGAATCCTGGCCTCGGCACTGGCCCTGGTGACGCGGCGCTGGTGGCTGGCCTGGGTCTGCGCGGCGGGCGGCTGGTTCGCCTCGGTGGACGGGCTGCTGGCGATCTGGTCCCAGCAGTCATCCCACGCCTCGGGCGCCGCGGGCGGCGGCCCGGGTTTCGGCATGGTGATCGCCTGGATCGCGATGATCTGCCTCGCGGTCCAGTGGATGCGCACGGCGTTCTCACGATCTTGA
- a CDS encoding DUF349 domain-containing protein — protein MAQENTSTGTPAPHPVPHALHAGHAAPPVPPAEPTPAIWGRIDDEGTVYVLTAEGERAVGVWQAGTPDEGLVHYARRFDDLRTEVELLETRLISGAGDPKHALSSATQIRDGLAEAAVVGDLAALAARLEYVIGHAEKALASAKAEREEARAAAVARKQELAEEAEKIAAESTQWKAAGDRLRAILDEWKTVKGVDRKTDDELWKRFSKAREAFNRRRGSHFAELDKQRASAKQRKEELIAEAEAISESEDWGDTAGRYKDLMTEWKAAGRAPKDSDEALWQRFRAAQDKFFARRSAVFSERDAEFTQNAARKEELLIEAEKIDAAANLEAAKSALRRIQEQWDEIGKVPRERIRELDGRLKAVQDAVKSAEDNRWRKTDPEAQARAAQFRERVEQYETQAAKARAAGDERRAKKADEQAAQWREWLQAAEAAVADR, from the coding sequence ATGGCCCAGGAGAACACTTCCACCGGTACCCCGGCCCCGCACCCGGTGCCGCACGCGCTGCACGCCGGGCACGCCGCCCCGCCCGTGCCGCCCGCCGAACCCACCCCGGCCATCTGGGGCCGGATCGACGACGAGGGCACCGTCTACGTCCTCACCGCCGAGGGCGAGCGCGCCGTCGGCGTCTGGCAGGCGGGCACTCCCGACGAGGGCCTGGTGCACTACGCACGCCGCTTCGACGACCTGCGCACCGAGGTCGAGCTGCTGGAGACCCGGCTGATCTCCGGGGCCGGCGACCCGAAGCACGCGCTGTCGAGCGCCACCCAGATCCGCGACGGGCTGGCCGAGGCCGCCGTGGTCGGTGACCTGGCCGCGCTCGCCGCCCGGCTGGAGTACGTCATCGGGCACGCCGAGAAGGCGCTGGCCAGCGCGAAGGCGGAGCGCGAGGAGGCCCGCGCCGCGGCGGTCGCCCGCAAGCAGGAGCTGGCCGAGGAGGCCGAGAAGATCGCGGCCGAGTCCACCCAGTGGAAGGCGGCGGGCGACCGGCTGCGCGCGATCCTGGACGAGTGGAAGACGGTCAAGGGCGTCGACCGCAAGACCGACGACGAGCTGTGGAAGCGGTTCTCCAAGGCCCGCGAGGCGTTCAACCGCCGCCGCGGATCGCACTTCGCCGAGCTGGACAAGCAGCGCGCGTCGGCCAAGCAGCGCAAGGAAGAGCTGATCGCCGAAGCCGAGGCCATCAGCGAGTCCGAGGACTGGGGCGACACGGCGGGTCGGTACAAGGACCTGATGACCGAGTGGAAGGCGGCCGGCCGGGCGCCGAAGGACAGCGACGAGGCGCTGTGGCAGCGCTTCCGCGCGGCGCAGGACAAGTTCTTCGCCCGCCGGTCGGCGGTGTTCTCCGAGCGCGACGCGGAGTTCACCCAGAACGCGGCGCGCAAGGAAGAGCTCCTGATCGAGGCCGAGAAGATCGACGCGGCGGCCAACCTGGAGGCGGCGAAGAGCGCATTGCGGCGCATCCAGGAGCAGTGGGACGAGATCGGCAAGGTCCCCCGCGAGCGCATCCGCGAGCTGGACGGCCGGCTGAAGGCGGTCCAGGACGCGGTCAAGTCGGCCGAGGACAACCGCTGGCGCAAGACGGACCCGGAGGCCCAGGCCCGGGCGGCGCAGTTCCGCGAGCGGGTGGAGCAGTACGAGACCCAGGCGGCCAAGGCCCGAGCGGCGGGCGATGAGCGGCGGGCGAAGAAGGCGGACGAGCAGGCGGCCCAGTGGCGCGAGTGGCTGCAGGCCGCCGAGGCGGCTGTTGCGGACCGGTGA
- the miaA gene encoding tRNA (adenosine(37)-N6)-dimethylallyltransferase MiaA, protein MNSPAVPVAVVGPTATGKTALAVDLACALGGEVVNADAMQLYRGMDIGTAKATEAERRGVPHHLLDVLDVTETASVAAYQRHARAEIERLLADGRVPVLAGGSGLYVQAVLDDLRFPGTDPAVRARLDAEAEQLGTPALYTRLGERDPVAAAKILPTNTRRIVRALEVIEITGEPFSANLPEPGPARYGTVVIGVDRAPEELDERVNERVGRMFEAGLVDEVRELEKRGLREGKTASRALGYQQVLAELDGDGDFAAAAAATAQATRRFVRKQRSWFRRDQRIHWFDGADPGLAARVLDTLAR, encoded by the coding sequence GTGAACAGCCCCGCCGTCCCGGTCGCGGTGGTCGGGCCGACGGCCACCGGCAAGACCGCGCTGGCCGTGGACCTGGCCTGCGCGCTCGGCGGCGAGGTCGTCAACGCCGACGCGATGCAGCTCTACCGGGGCATGGACATCGGCACCGCCAAGGCCACCGAGGCCGAGCGCCGCGGCGTCCCGCACCACCTGCTCGACGTCCTGGACGTGACCGAAACGGCGTCCGTCGCGGCCTACCAGCGGCACGCGCGGGCCGAGATCGAGCGGCTGCTGGCCGACGGCCGGGTCCCGGTGCTGGCCGGCGGGTCCGGCCTCTACGTCCAGGCCGTGCTGGACGACCTGCGCTTCCCGGGCACCGACCCGGCCGTCCGGGCCCGGCTCGACGCGGAAGCCGAGCAGCTCGGCACCCCCGCGTTGTACACCCGGCTGGGTGAACGTGATCCGGTCGCCGCCGCCAAGATCCTGCCGACCAACACGCGCCGGATCGTGCGCGCCCTCGAGGTCATCGAGATCACCGGCGAACCGTTCTCGGCGAACCTGCCGGAACCGGGACCCGCCCGCTACGGCACGGTCGTCATCGGCGTCGACCGGGCGCCCGAGGAGCTCGACGAGCGCGTGAACGAGCGCGTCGGGCGGATGTTCGAGGCCGGGCTGGTCGACGAAGTGCGCGAGCTCGAGAAGCGGGGCCTGCGCGAGGGGAAGACGGCATCGCGGGCGCTCGGGTACCAGCAGGTGCTCGCCGAACTGGACGGCGACGGCGACTTCGCCGCGGCCGCCGCGGCGACGGCGCAGGCCACCCGGCGCTTCGTCCGCAAGCAACGGTCCTGGTTCCGGCGCGACCAGCGGATCCACTGGTTCGACGGCGCCGATCCCGGGCTGGCCGCGCGCGTCCTGGATACCCTGGCCCGGTAA
- the dapF gene encoding diaminopimelate epimerase, with the protein MGGIEFLKGHGTQNDFVLLPDPAGRLELTEARVAALCDRRRGLGADGVLRVVRAAELGEPSAGEWFMDYRNADGSIAEMCGNGVRVFARYLVETGLAAEGEFVVGTRAGDRPVVVHPDRSVTVHMGPATITGTSVTVVAGRPFSGVAVDVGNPHLVSLLDDDVAGLDLREQPDFDHDLFPHGVNLEFINCLGEGALRMRVHERGVGETRACGTGTVAAVAAAFHLAGTDTGASTVDIPGGRVEVTVSRGASTLSGPAEIVARGELDEAWWVAAGS; encoded by the coding sequence ATGGGCGGTATCGAGTTCCTCAAGGGGCACGGCACACAGAACGACTTCGTGCTGCTCCCCGACCCGGCGGGCCGCCTCGAGCTGACCGAGGCCAGGGTCGCCGCGTTGTGCGACCGACGGCGCGGCCTCGGGGCCGACGGCGTGCTGCGCGTCGTGCGCGCCGCCGAGCTCGGCGAGCCGTCCGCGGGCGAGTGGTTCATGGACTACCGCAACGCCGACGGGTCGATCGCGGAGATGTGCGGCAACGGTGTGCGCGTGTTCGCCCGCTACCTGGTCGAAACGGGCCTGGCCGCCGAGGGCGAGTTCGTCGTCGGCACCCGCGCGGGCGATCGCCCGGTCGTGGTGCACCCGGACCGCTCGGTGACCGTCCACATGGGACCGGCGACGATCACCGGCACGTCGGTCACGGTGGTGGCCGGCCGCCCGTTCTCCGGCGTGGCGGTCGACGTCGGCAACCCGCACCTGGTGTCGCTGCTCGACGACGACGTGGCCGGGCTCGACCTGCGTGAACAACCCGACTTCGACCACGACCTGTTCCCCCACGGCGTGAACCTCGAGTTCATCAACTGCCTCGGCGAAGGCGCGCTGCGGATGCGCGTGCACGAGCGCGGGGTGGGCGAGACGCGGGCGTGCGGCACGGGCACGGTCGCCGCGGTGGCGGCCGCGTTCCACCTGGCGGGCACCGACACCGGCGCGTCCACAGTGGACATCCCGGGTGGCCGCGTCGAGGTGACGGTGTCCCGCGGCGCGTCGACGCTGTCCGGGCCCGCCGAGATCGTGGCGCGCGGCGAGCTCGACGAAGCCTGGTGGGTCGCCGCCGGTTCGTGA
- the valS gene encoding valine--tRNA ligase, with protein sequence MSTPYERPRVPDKVGVDGLEAKWVPVWESSGAYRFDRTKTRDEVYSIDTPPPTVSGSLHIGHVFSFTHTDVLARFKRMRGLEVFYPMGWDDNGLPTERRVQNHFGVRCEPSLPYDPDFRPPEKPGKDVVAISRRNFVELCESLTETDEQAFERLWRQLGLSVDWTMTYQTIGHDSRLISQRAFLRNLERGEAYQAEAPTLWDVSFRTAVAQAELEDRERPGAFHDLAFTGPDGADVVIATTRPELLPACVALVAHPDDERFKPLFGKTVRTPVFGVEVPVVAHHLADPEKGRGIAMVCTFGDTTDVTWWRELRLATRVVLGRDGRFLPDAPSGVPAEAYAPLVGKTVHTGREIMVRLLRDAGALRGEPRPITHSVKFYEKGDKPLEIVASRQWYLRNGGNDEAFRKKMLARGEELNWVPKHMRVRYSSWVENLAGDWLISRQRFFGVPIPLWYRLDSAGEPDYDARLLPDTLPVDPSSDVPPGFTEEQRGVPGGFAADPDVMDTWATSSLTPQIVGRWSIDDDLFSRVFPMDLRPQAHEIIRTWLFSTAVRAELEHGVLPWREASIAGWVLDPDRKKMSKSKGNVTTPVDLLERFGSDAVRYWAASARPGVDTAVDEGQMKVGRRLATKLLNASRFVLGLGVPMPGAAATEPLDRALLASLAVVTGQATAALEASDYARALQVTETFFWTFCDDYVELVKGRAYGDRGPDAAQSARAALVTALSALLRLFAPFLPFATEEVWSWWRSGSVHLAAWPSVAESDGDPELLSLAGHVIAAVRRAKTDAKVSMRSAVETLTVTGPAEVLERFTAIEPDIRTAGAISSVETREGDFAVEAEV encoded by the coding sequence ATGAGTACCCCATACGAGCGCCCGAGAGTCCCGGACAAGGTCGGTGTCGACGGTCTGGAGGCCAAGTGGGTACCCGTATGGGAATCCTCCGGTGCCTACCGCTTCGACCGCACGAAGACCCGGGACGAGGTCTATTCGATCGACACTCCCCCGCCGACGGTCAGCGGGTCGCTGCACATCGGGCACGTGTTCTCCTTCACCCACACCGACGTGCTCGCGCGGTTCAAGCGGATGCGCGGGCTCGAGGTGTTCTACCCGATGGGCTGGGACGACAACGGCCTGCCGACCGAACGCCGGGTGCAGAACCACTTCGGCGTCCGCTGTGAGCCTTCGCTGCCCTACGACCCGGACTTCCGGCCGCCGGAGAAGCCGGGCAAGGACGTCGTGGCGATCTCGCGGCGCAACTTCGTCGAGCTGTGCGAATCCCTGACCGAGACCGACGAGCAGGCCTTCGAGCGGCTGTGGCGGCAGCTCGGGCTCTCGGTCGACTGGACGATGACCTACCAGACGATCGGGCACGACTCGCGGCTGATCTCGCAGCGCGCGTTCCTGCGCAACCTCGAGCGCGGCGAGGCTTACCAGGCCGAAGCGCCGACGCTCTGGGACGTGTCGTTCCGCACCGCCGTCGCCCAGGCCGAGCTGGAGGACCGCGAACGCCCAGGCGCCTTCCACGACCTCGCGTTCACCGGGCCGGACGGTGCCGACGTCGTGATCGCGACGACCCGGCCGGAGCTGCTGCCCGCGTGCGTCGCCCTGGTGGCGCACCCTGATGACGAGCGGTTCAAGCCGCTCTTCGGAAAAACCGTGCGGACGCCGGTGTTCGGCGTCGAGGTGCCCGTGGTGGCGCACCACCTCGCGGATCCGGAGAAGGGCCGCGGGATCGCGATGGTGTGCACCTTCGGCGACACCACCGACGTCACGTGGTGGCGGGAGCTGCGCCTGGCGACGCGGGTGGTGCTGGGCCGGGACGGCCGGTTCTTGCCCGACGCGCCGTCCGGGGTGCCCGCGGAGGCGTACGCGCCGCTCGTGGGCAAGACCGTCCACACGGGACGCGAGATCATGGTGCGGCTGCTGCGCGACGCGGGCGCCCTGCGCGGCGAGCCGCGGCCGATCACGCACTCGGTGAAGTTCTACGAGAAGGGCGACAAGCCCCTGGAGATCGTCGCCAGCCGGCAGTGGTACCTGCGCAACGGCGGCAACGACGAGGCGTTCCGGAAGAAGATGCTCGCCCGCGGCGAAGAGCTGAATTGGGTGCCGAAACACATGCGCGTCCGGTACTCGTCGTGGGTGGAGAACCTCGCCGGCGACTGGCTGATCAGCCGGCAGCGGTTCTTCGGCGTGCCGATCCCGCTGTGGTACCGGCTCGATTCCGCCGGCGAGCCGGACTACGACGCCCGGCTGCTGCCGGACACCCTGCCGGTCGACCCGAGCAGCGACGTCCCGCCGGGGTTCACCGAGGAGCAGCGCGGCGTGCCGGGCGGGTTCGCCGCCGATCCCGACGTGATGGACACCTGGGCGACGTCGTCGCTGACGCCGCAGATCGTCGGCCGGTGGAGCATCGACGACGACCTGTTCTCGCGCGTGTTCCCGATGGATCTGCGGCCGCAGGCGCACGAGATCATCCGCACCTGGCTGTTCTCGACGGCGGTGCGCGCGGAGCTGGAGCACGGCGTGCTGCCGTGGCGGGAGGCGTCGATCGCGGGCTGGGTGCTCGACCCGGACCGCAAGAAGATGTCGAAGTCCAAGGGCAACGTGACGACCCCGGTGGACCTGCTGGAGCGGTTCGGCTCGGACGCGGTCCGCTACTGGGCGGCGAGCGCGCGCCCGGGCGTCGACACGGCGGTGGACGAAGGCCAGATGAAGGTCGGGCGACGGCTGGCGACGAAGCTGCTCAACGCGAGCCGGTTCGTGCTCGGCCTGGGCGTGCCGATGCCCGGCGCGGCCGCCACCGAGCCGCTGGACCGGGCGCTGCTGGCGTCGCTGGCCGTCGTCACCGGGCAGGCGACGGCGGCGTTGGAGGCGTCGGACTACGCGCGGGCGCTGCAGGTGACCGAGACGTTCTTCTGGACGTTCTGCGACGACTACGTCGAGCTGGTGAAGGGCCGCGCGTACGGGGACCGCGGTCCCGACGCGGCCCAGTCCGCGCGGGCGGCGCTCGTGACGGCGCTCTCGGCCCTGCTGCGGCTGTTCGCGCCGTTCCTGCCGTTCGCGACCGAGGAGGTCTGGTCGTGGTGGCGTTCCGGGTCCGTGCATCTGGCCGCGTGGCCTTCGGTGGCGGAGTCCGACGGTGACCCGGAGCTGCTTTCGCTGGCCGGCCACGTGATCGCGGCGGTGCGCCGGGCGAAGACCGACGCGAAGGTGTCGATGCGATCCGCCGTCGAGACGCTCACCGTGACCGGACCGGCCGAGGTGCTGGAGCGGTTCACGGCCATCGAGCCGGACATCCGCACCGCGGGCGCGATCTCGTCAGTGGAGACCCGGGAAGGCGACTTCGCGGTCGAGGCCGAGGTCTGA
- a CDS encoding MFS transporter, with the protein MHRGSLFRHADFRRLWAGDTASQFGVFVGTTAVPLLAAVTLAATPFEMGLLTAAETIAFLLIGLPAGVWVDRLRRRRVMLTADFTRFALLLSVPVSWWAGVLTLAQLLVVALFVGIATVFFDIAYQSYLPSLVGREHLLEGNAKLQAVQSTAQIAGPSAAGVLVQLVTAANTVLVTSAGFLTSALCLLRIRTVEPEPERGGHARLAPQIAEGLRFVFSDKPLRAIVGTTATANCFGGAFTAVQVLFLTRTVGLPPAAVGVLLAVGGAGGILGALCSGALTRRIGQARAIWLVPLCTMPGHLLIPLAAPDWRLGLAAFGAVAGGFGIIVYNVAQVTYRQAICPERLLGRMNASVRFVVWGTIPLGGLLGGALGEGLGLRGAMWVAVAGEVAAVLWVVCSPLRHLRDLPTEAKSGSGAA; encoded by the coding sequence ATGCACAGGGGGTCACTCTTCCGGCACGCCGACTTCAGACGGCTCTGGGCCGGCGACACGGCCAGCCAGTTCGGCGTCTTCGTCGGCACCACCGCCGTTCCGCTGCTCGCGGCCGTCACGCTGGCCGCGACACCGTTCGAAATGGGCCTGCTGACCGCGGCCGAGACGATCGCCTTCCTGCTGATCGGGCTGCCCGCCGGGGTGTGGGTGGACCGGCTGCGCCGCCGCCGCGTGATGCTCACCGCCGACTTCACCCGCTTCGCCCTGCTGCTGAGCGTGCCGGTCAGCTGGTGGGCGGGGGTGCTGACGCTCGCCCAGCTGCTGGTCGTCGCGCTGTTCGTGGGCATCGCCACCGTCTTCTTCGACATCGCGTACCAGTCCTACCTGCCTTCCCTCGTCGGGCGGGAGCACCTCCTGGAAGGCAACGCGAAGCTGCAGGCCGTCCAGTCGACCGCGCAGATCGCCGGGCCGAGCGCGGCCGGCGTGCTGGTCCAGCTGGTGACCGCGGCGAACACCGTGCTGGTCACCAGCGCCGGCTTCCTCACGTCGGCCCTGTGCCTGCTGCGCATCCGGACGGTCGAACCCGAACCGGAGCGCGGCGGCCACGCCCGCCTGGCGCCGCAGATCGCCGAAGGACTGCGGTTCGTCTTCTCCGACAAGCCGTTGCGCGCCATCGTGGGGACGACGGCGACGGCGAACTGCTTCGGCGGCGCGTTCACCGCCGTGCAGGTGCTGTTCCTGACGCGGACGGTCGGGCTGCCGCCGGCCGCGGTCGGCGTGCTGCTGGCGGTCGGCGGTGCGGGCGGCATCCTCGGCGCGCTCTGCTCGGGCGCGCTCACCCGGCGGATCGGTCAGGCCCGGGCCATCTGGCTGGTCCCGCTCTGCACGATGCCCGGGCACCTGCTGATCCCGCTCGCCGCGCCGGACTGGCGGCTCGGGCTCGCCGCGTTCGGCGCGGTCGCCGGCGGGTTCGGGATCATCGTCTACAACGTCGCCCAGGTCACCTACCGGCAGGCGATCTGCCCGGAGCGGCTGCTCGGCCGGATGAACGCCAGCGTGCGGTTCGTCGTCTGGGGCACGATCCCGCTCGGCGGGCTGCTGGGCGGCGCGCTCGGCGAAGGGCTGGGGCTGCGCGGCGCGATGTGGGTGGCGGTGGCCGGCGAGGTCGCCGCGGTGCTGTGGGTGGTTTGCTCGCCCCTGCGGCACCTGCGCGACCTGCCGACCGAGGCGAAAAGCGGTTCCGGCGCCGCCTAG
- a CDS encoding ArsR/SmtB family transcription factor codes for MLPAKRRAATEAEAAALASGIRLRIIRLTFSEALTNKELAERLGRDPATTLHHVRRLVETGFLAAQPPRRGARGAKEIPYLSTGLSWTLDSCGDKDVEQAVLEAYLAEIAETGFEGVHQSRLVVQVAPEERAELETRLNALLEEFQSRPRRPGAERTAIYLATYPST; via the coding sequence GTGCTCCCTGCGAAACGACGTGCCGCGACCGAAGCCGAGGCCGCCGCGCTGGCCTCCGGAATACGGCTGCGCATCATCCGGTTGACCTTCTCGGAGGCGCTGACGAACAAGGAGCTCGCCGAAAGGCTGGGCCGGGATCCCGCGACGACGCTGCACCACGTGCGCAGACTCGTCGAGACCGGCTTCCTCGCCGCGCAGCCGCCGCGCCGCGGGGCCCGGGGCGCCAAGGAAATTCCGTATCTTTCGACGGGGCTTTCGTGGACACTCGACTCATGCGGTGACAAGGACGTGGAACAGGCGGTTCTCGAGGCCTATCTGGCCGAGATCGCCGAGACCGGATTCGAGGGCGTGCACCAGTCGCGCCTGGTCGTCCAGGTGGCCCCCGAGGAGCGGGCGGAGCTGGAAACGCGGCTCAACGCCCTGCTCGAGGAGTTCCAGTCGCGCCCACGCCGTCCCGGTGCCGAGCGCACCGCGATCTACCTCGCCACCTATCCCAGCACGTAA